DNA sequence from the Oryza brachyantha chromosome 5, ObraRS2, whole genome shotgun sequence genome:
ATACCATCCCTCAAATTCAGGTCTAAGATACTATGATGATGACTATGACAATTCAAGGATTAAAAGAGCTAAGCATATGTTTATAGATGACAGTGGGGGTTCCAGTAGTCGTTCTGGCAATCAACCTAGCTTAAATCCATGGCTTAAGGATCACAGTTCCAGAGCAAGTGATGGGTTTGTCAAGGAAGAACTCGATGAAACGACAACGGGCATCCGTGCAAAGGTCCGTGGTGACATTGCCAATCCCCCATATTTCTTCTACGGAAATGTTGTTGAAATTCCCAAAGGTACATGGCGTCAACTATCGGAGTTCTTATACAATGTGGAGCCTGAGTTTGTAGATAGCCAATTTTTCTCAGCTCTCTTGCGAAAGGAGGGTTACATTCATAACCTTCCAACAGAGAGAAGGCGTCGTGTGGTTCCCAAGTCACCATTGACTATTGAAGATGCATTCTCATTCACAAGGCTGTTCTGGCCCTCATGGGACACAAGGAAACAATTCAACAGTGTTACTGGAGAAGTGGCAGGAATTGagcagttatgtgagaaactGGGGAGGTTGATAAAAGATTCAGGAGGTTTTCTttcacaagaaaagaaaattcacaTTATGCACCAGTGCAAGTTAGCAAACCTTATTTGGGTTGGTCCAGATAAGTTGGCCCCTTTGGAGCCTCAGCAGATTGAACGGGTACTTGGTTACCCACGCAACCACACAAACCTGTTTGGTCTGAATCCACAAGATAGGATTGCAGCCATGAGATACAGTTTTCAGACTGACACACTCTGCTATCTTTTGTCAGTCCTGAAGGACCTGTATCCAGATGGGTTAAGGGTGCTATCGATCTACAGTGGAATTGGAGGTGCAGAAATCGCCCTCCATCGCCTTGGCATTCCACTACAGTGTGTAGTTTCTGTGGAACAAAATGACATAAACAGGAAAATTTTAAGAAGGTGGTGGCAGAAAACTGAACAGAAGGGTGAACTGAGGcaaataaataacatttggAAGCTGAAGATAAATATACTGGAGGACCTGGTGAAAGAGTTTGGTGGTTTTGACCTAATTTTTGGTGGAAATTTCAGTTCCTGTAAGGGCGGCACAACGGTAAATACAACAATGGGTATGGATTCCAACCAATTTTATGAGTTTGTTCGTGTTGTTCAAAGAGTGAAGCATATAATGGGCCGGCTCCAGTGATCTACATCCGACAACTCGCTCCATCAAATTGATGTATGTGGTCTTGTAGGGACGGTGTAGCATAGCGCCACGTGGATCTGTAGATTATCTGTTATGGATCAGTTGCTCTCGACTACTTGAATCTTGGTCCACGGGAACTTTGTGATGGCGGTTAATATTCGTACATTGGATTAATTACCTTTCTTATTCCTAGTGTTGTTAGTATTATGTTCTATTCTTTGATTATAATTACTTCCTATGATGTTTCCAGAGTTATTCTGTTTGCCTGTTTGTAATCGCTTGGTAGATTGGGACTAAGCGATCATTTTGCCGGGTCACCTTGCAGGAGTCATTACTGTGATACCAAAGTATCCAGCTCGCCAAATTACAcctctttcattttttacaaTGTCACCGattgatacaatatttttctcaCACTTGTACAAGAACAATTTGTTCATAGCAAAGATGAAACatcgtcattcatacaaagtgtGCAACAACATCCTTCCTCGCATGTTACTACAATATTTCTCGATCACACTCGTAACATTCCGCTCATGGTTGGTAGAATCAAAAGGCGCAGTTTGCGTTGCTTCCTAGCAAGCTAGGGCATGCACGGGGCAGCATCATGGAGAGCAGCATCAGCATGCTTGTAAAAGTCGGAGATATCTATGATAAAGTTGCACGCCACTGTCATCGCttcatatctatatatatcaacatttcgcacataaatttttaatagacgatgttgttgatttttagagTTGTATTtgtgtttaaccatttatcttatttaaaaatttgtatgaatATGCAATACAAGTCATGGTTATaatatacttcctccatttcatatcaggggcttttgcaaatttgtcatgatttttttatattgcaaGAATACCATTAAAATGATGGTTTTAGTGACATTATTTTTAGTATCAGTTTTACAATGATGATTCAAATAAGTGGCAAGTTTATAATTACCCCTTCATACTATAATATGCTCTTACTGCActtaaattcattcattgattaatatatatggtttatatatgtatctatatttattagcattcatatgaatctagtgaGGACTatgaaatcttataatatgaaacggaggtcatatttaattataaaccaAGTCACgacaataaatgataattgcataattttttaaataagataaacagtCAAACGCAcgttaaaaagttaaatatcatctactaaaataatttaaaagagTATAGTATACATCCATGTTACACCTGAATCGGGGGCATAAACATAGTAAAAAACTAGAACGGACTGATGGTTGGACCGGAAAAAACCAGAACCGACGACTCTTGGTGGCTCTGTTGTGCGCAAAGACCGTCATCGCAATTGAATcggtaaaaaaatgatgaattgGACGGTTTTTTTGAACCGACGAACCACCGATGGTTTTTAGAATcgaactaattttttaattatcctATGGCAATATAGcattatgaatttattatgttactgcactataattaattttattgttgttgtAGCCAtgtaataatagatatattagTTTACGTATACGTACTTACTAATTTATGATGGttgcatatttaaaataatacaaatcaaatataacaTCAATAAATGAAAACCAGCAGTTCGACTGATAACCCGATGGCCAGAGCGGGTCAACCCCCATCTAGTTTTCTATACTATGGGTGTAATACGTGCTGGAACAGAGGAATCACACATCTGAAAGCATACGTTCAAAAATGCCTTTAAAGAGAAAAACGTCTTTTAGAGTAGTGTGTAGTATCGGGATGGTTGGCCTAGAAttgttattaattttaaaactcatttaatttataattttaaaaccaaaccttcccaaaatttattttgagatatgAACCTTTTGATCACGTCGTCCTGTCTGACATGATCAAATAATACTATTATACTATGGAAAGTTGGTGTTACGGTATTCTTTTGGCCAAATAACGATGGTATGTCATCTAGACAAGCTTGTGGTGTTATTTGGTCCTGCCAGATAAGGTGACGTTGGCAAAAggtatagatttaaaaataagtttagtGAGAGAGGAGTTTAGTTTTAAAGACCATGGTATATGTATTATGTATAGTTGAACAATCTGACAAGAACAGGAGAACTTTGAGTCGAGGCAGATATATGACCTTCGCAAAGCTGAAGATAAATTTACTTAGGTTGAGGTTATGGTGAAAGAGTTTGGTGGTTTTGACCTAATTATTGAAGATTTTCAGCTTGTAAATGTTTACCATGTCACAGATTGATCAGTTCGCGTCCTGCGCTTGGCTTGCCCTGAGTCCTGACAAGAACAGTATGTAAGAAATGTTTCAAAGATTTTCAGCTTGTAAATGTTTCAAAGATCATACCTTGCTGATACTGATGCACAGATAGCAGCACAGAGCTTCTTAGAATCTTACTCATATGTAAGAAATTGAGTGTGGCAAGTACAATTAAATGAATAGCCAGCCTCCTGATCCATGTTCAAACATTGGACCAGACGAACATTTTGACCCATACACAGTGTGCAACATCCTTCCTCGCATGTTGCTACAATCTGACAAACCGATCGAATCCAGTGTAATCTGATTACACTCTTCCTCATCAACTTTACAGAAACCGCGGATGATTTTTGGTTACATCGGCAGCACAGTGGGAGGGGGAAAGAATACATCGCGTTAGAATCTCGGACAAAAAATTTAGTTCCATGCACCAGCTGATCCCAAATTGCTGCAGGCAAGCATGACTGAAGAAATTCTGAACTAGTCTTCATGATGTGCTCACAAATCACCATCCTACGAAGGCGCATTGCTTCCGTGCGTGTTCAGGGATAAGCTTCACCAGGAATTCCATTGGCATACCCTTCAATTCTGCTCAAATCCGCCAGATTAGTACACAACCATAATTTGATCAGAGGTTCAGAAAATTGTTTTCAGTCAGTTCTGCAAGTTTACCATGGGGCTTGAAGTtgaagagaggaggaaggaatcGACCATTTGGTAAGCGTGTGTTTGGATCCCGGAGTTCATCGAAGAATGGATGGATCAATGCTTCCAACTATAATGATAAATCAAGCAATGTGCAGTCAGTAACTACTACTTTGCAAGGCAGTGCTTGTTTGCATGATGCAGTGATTAGAAAACAGTAACATAATAGTGATGGCAAAACTAAAACTTCACAAAATAGTTTCACTCAAATAATGCAGTAACACTCACAGCAGTGGATCGGAGGTATGGTGAATACTGCAGAAGTCTGGAAACGAGGTCGACTGCTTCAGCAGGCATTCTTTTATGGAAGATCTGgtagggaggaaaaaaagggaagCTATATTAGgtttaaacctaaaaaaaaataattagtccaGCATAAGATTAATTCCTACCTTGTGCCATGGGTGAGCTTTGATTTGCGGGAACTTAAACTCAGTATAATTTGGATTCATGCACTTAATCTCTTCTCGTGTTGGAGTACCCAGTACCTGAGAGAATAGCATGTTAAATAGGAGGTAAACAACTAACAGGGAGTGTGATGGGCACAAGATAAAATTTACCTTGATGATTTCAACAAGCTGATCAACACCACTGTCTCCAGGAAATAGAGgcttttgaaacaaaaaaaaaggatgaagCTTAGGTAGGCAGTTGCAATGAACTGGATGATCCAAAAGCCTCATGTAAATAATGTGATCTCTTACCTGCCCCAGAAGGAGTTCAGCAAGGACACAACCGGCAGACCAAACATCAATTGCCGTTGTGTATTCAGTAGCACCAAATATGAGCTCTGGAGCTCTGTAATACCTTGAGCAGATGTAAGAAATATTTGGTTCTccttttacctataaataatAGCACACGGATTAGGTACAGTGGGAAATCCATGTGAGTATCTAGTAATGAGTGATCATACCAAGACTTTTGCGCTGCCAAAGTCACACAGTTTTAGCTGATGAGTATGCGGATTCACCTGTCAATAATTATCTTTTAGCAAAACATCTGACTAATCAACAATAGTACTTTCCAGAAACTCAGTATGTTACAAACAGATTATAACTATATGCAAGTATGTAGCATACCAGAAGATTTTGAGGCTTGATATCCCTGTGACACACTCCAATGGTGTTGTGAATGTATGACAAAGCTCTACATATCTGTCAATTACAATAGGTTTGCTGTGTTATACTCAGTGAATAACTGTGCTAGAGATCTAGGTGTGTAGCATTACCTGATACGTGTACAGTTTTGCATATATCAATGGCATGCGTTGGTTCATCttgttgtaatgtttgattacACGATGAGCAGTCTCTGGCACATACTCAAGCACCAAATTGAGGTAAAGCTCCTCCTTCTCAGTCTTCGAGAAAAAACAATGCTTTAGGGAAACAACATTTGGGTGGTCAAGGACTCGCATCGTTTGCAGCTCACGGTTCTTATATCTCTTGTCTTGAAGAACTTTCTTTATAGCCACAGTCTCGCCGGTTTCCAGACACTTGGCCTATACAAGATCATTGAAGAAATGAAGGGCCTATCAGTCGTTATTAATTGTATGACACACAAATGAACACACTGAACAAGTGCAACACAACATTGATCTGTCCAGGCACAAACCTGGAAAACAGTTCCAAAGGACCCATGGCCTACGACACGCTCGGCCATGTAGCTAATGGTCTGCAATGTAGATAGATAACTCAGTGTAcagaaaaaacttattgtgCTTGCTGGGCAGCACTAAATGGAACATACAAGGATCAACATTAGaggttttttaccatctttgaaaAAGTACCCCaaagtaccatattttttagtctaaAGAGTatagtaccttaaggtacattgtaccttgaggtatcaaaaatttatcctaaaatttttggtatcttgaagtacttttcaaggatggtaaaaaacccTCAACATTAACACCACCTGTGATTGTTATCTGAACAGTACCTGTTTAGCCTGCCCATTTCTTCCATCAATGCTTGTTACTATAATATGACCAGGTTCTGTCCCATTGCCATTGACTACTATATCTTCAATGTCCTGCAACGTTTGCGAATCAAATTAGTAACTCACACAATACATCAGAAGGTGATGAAGACCCACTTGATCTTGATGTGAGCAATGATTGTATCAATGGTAGGCTTGGTCACATCAGAAGGCAGCCATGATCCAGCACTCCAGGCATATTACCTTATCATCCCTTATACTCATAGTGCTCATCTCATTCGGAAGCCGGTCAACATCACCACTTGTACTTGTTTCATTCTGAAACCCCAAGGAAGAACGCACCACACCCACCGATGCCATGTTCTGAGGAAGCAGAGGCTAATGTTTAAGATACTTCCTTCTAAAGATGAGCTGTACTTGATTCGCCTGCGAAGAGCAGCATAATGGTAAGTCAAAAAGGCACAAGCACAGAGATTTCCTCAAGGCATGATCAGATAGTTGCCAATCAAGCACATTCACTTGCAAACAATTTGTAGTAGCTATTGGCAACTAGGCTAGAaagtacagaaaaaaaagacagagagagaaaaaaaactttgtccACGATGCCGAGTTCTTGTCGAAATCGGGGACCTGTGTCTACTCCAACTCAATTGGATTGTTAACACCTCAACACACGCACAATAGCACAACAGCTGTAGAATTATACAGTATTTCCTACTTGCACAGATTACCCCCATTTTTCCTATGGGAAATTCAATTCTGATCACGGCAATATTATCCGCATCAAGAATCAACCAATTCACCCACTTATTCTTGTTGAACATCGCAACGAGAAACCGCCAATGAACGCAAACATTTCATTTCACCGATCCAGACCACCAAATTTGCACCGGCCAAAGTCGGCACCTTTCCTCACCAAAGCCACCTCCCTCCactcatccatccatgcaaAATCAACCCATCAAAATCACCCAACATCGGCAGCACGATCAACTCCTAGCCACCATCTCCCCCAGaaaatcacaagaacaaaTCAACCAAAAAAGGAAGCAACTTTCCCCTCCCTTCCACCCCTAGAATCCAACCAAGCAGAAAGCAGAATCGGAGGTCACCGGATCCAAGAACAACCCAGAGGGCTACAGCAAGATCGCCGGACCAGGCGGATGCTCACCGGAGAGAGGACGGGGCGGCGGGGTGGCAGCGCCCAATctggcgctggcgctggcgctCTGTCCCCAACTCCGGCGCGGAAtgcgggagggagggggacgatcggaggaggaaggagacgggTGCACCCCTGCCTATAACACACCAGAGATTGCCATGCCAGAcagcaaaaaatatttttttattattataaaaaataaattttgtgtttACTCTTATTAATTAGTGCTACTAATTACTTATTAACTTTGTCTGTTTGACCGTTGAAAGGTTCCGGTCCCGTGGCGCCAATCTCATGTGGGGCCAtctctctgatttttttttcttttgcttcatgatcatttttaccgttctaTAGTACATGTATTTATTatgtggtgaaaaaaaaagttttggaaATAAGATTGTTGTGTTGGCTGTATAGTTTTAAGGGTGGTAATAAATAACAGAACTCTATTATACATTGGTTATATGTAGAGTTTGCTTTGTAACTTCTTTTATGGAGCACCTATCGTAGATGGGTGCTAAACTCTGTTAGTTGGGCTTATCAACCGTAACtaaaatttaggatttttatttttctgcacTATGTTTTTCAGCATagatatttagaaaaatgaacaacaaaaaacaaagtttcttctattttttttatggcttATCAACCTTAgatcaatctttttttttttgaaaaggtGCAACTCGGGATACATCGAATACACACCACACTCACATCACAACATACGCATACACACATGCACGTCTCTATCCCACACTTATTACGCACGCGTGTGAGAGAAAAATCCTCAGGTAGAACACACTGTGTCATTGCTCGGCTCTCAACCATAGATCAAGATCAATCAACGAGAGCTTACCAAAGAGTGCATTTCATATACTGATcctcaccccccccccctcctggAAACagtgattttatttatgtgtataCTCTCCCTTGTTATATTGTTATATCATTGTGTGTTGGGGGATGGGTTGCAATAATAGGATTATTCGTCATATTTAAGTTGCAAACTAGTGCCCCATTACATGACAATTATTTGGAAACTAGCGCCAAAGCTTGTTAACCACGTGTCCCATTACATGAAACTAGTTCCAAACCACATTGTATTGATAAATGACAATTATTTGGATGCACTCCAAAAGCCAAAATCCACACACAAATGTCACAGAACCAAATCAAAATCTATATGGTGATTTGGCAAGGGAAAAATTTGCATGGATGATCCACAAAGATGAGCACACAAAATCTGCCAAAATTTGGAGGCCTTGAAGAAGGCAAAATCAAAGCAAATGATTGAAGGTCTGGGACAGACTGTCATGGTCGGAGCATGGCACCACTCTGCCTCACTGCCAGCAggcaataaaaacaaatactcctacacctcctcctcctaatTAGATTATGATAACCATCTGTCTAATTAGGCTACTActttagcttaattagctctaGGTGGccatctactactactaccaccTCCATTTCTTAAGTCGAGATTTGGTCGGGATCAAAGAGATTAAGAGAATGGTTGATGGAGGGAGATTACCAATGATGTATACTCCCCAAGTTAGCATTTTGACTTTGATTCATctaattttgattgttgcTTTTGAGCAATACAAAAGCACACACTGCCAAATGTAGGAATTTTGCTTACAAATCTAACTACCACTTTTgtgctacatatatatttatgtttttcaaaagaaaatgttgttGGCCTTGATTGATGGAATCGAAAAGTTAAAACTGGCTATTATTAAACAGGTGCGTATATATTTGCTCATAAATATTAGggacaattataaatttaccacTGGTTTAAACcgttattataaaatagtcactaaaaattacaaaaatgccACTAGAACTGTCATGACCTCCttacaattttaaataaaataatggtaaATTTGTGAAAGCTCCTATAAATTAACAGATGGTATAGAGGAAACAACAATCACATTCGCATTCAAagcttacatttttttaaaagaaaaacaaactgcAAATATAATAGGGTTCAGTGATTAGTATGCATGCTACTCTAGAAATCCAAGGACACATCTTTTTGAGCTAGTTCATATCATTATGGGTCTCCCCCTTTTCCtgcaattttattatttgtaaactattttttatgtgtccATCTTGCAAAGTTGGCCGTCCTACCTATATATGATGGTGTTTGGCGATCATGACTGTCCGAGAAAGAAGATGTAGCACTATAGATCACTGTACAACTTTCATGGCATCTTTACAAGAAAAAGTTGTCCAAGTTGTcgcttaattttaattattcaatGTGCAAAGACATATAGATGAACTCTAACATTATGTTTCCAGTTGCATcatgatcaaatttaatttccaAATCCACCATATTCTCGTTAAGCTTTAATTTGAAAGATAACTACATTATTTATATTCCCCCATCTGCATGCATCTGGAATACACATAATTAAAAAGTTTGAGTTATGACAAGAACTTCCTGtgtaattaaactaaaacATAGTACTATCTTATATGCCTAAAACGTTTTAAGTAATAAACATGCTCTTAATCATATCATATCAAGCAGTTGGAACTAATGAACtttgtatgattaattaagagcCTTGTTTGCCGTGTTGTCTCCCTTTTGTCACTGCTTTACGAATTTGAGATATACACCGTCATCGATCTGTCCGTAATTGATTGATGACAAACATTACTCTTTTAATCATCTCGATTAATTAGCCGATGGAATCCTGAGATGCCATCCTAACGAACCAATTAATCACCCAGTCCTAAGTATAATTAACCTGACATGATCTAACTGAAGCAGAGCCATATTAAGACAAATTAATCAGGAGCCATGGCCCCGACATGACAGGCTGTtcgacggccggccggcaagAACACTGCAGGCTCAACCGGTCCAACCGATCAGATCAAACCAAAAACATcatcttaatttaatttaattgttcagTCTACTTCAAATCTATGTGATTCTTTATTGATGTAGTAGTTGCTTAATTCGGTCAAAATTTCAGACCAAATCATGCAGTTTAAAATCCATGGTTTGCCTAGAAAACAAAAGCTATCTTCTACTATGTACTATGGCTGTCTGACTGTCTCTATATGATTGGCCATGCACTCTCATGTTCAGTCAATATTAATTTGATCAAGTCTGCATCATGTGGTAAGTAAGCAGCTAAAAGTTCCTTggatttgaaattttcaacTCGTTGGTGCAAAGCTCAATGAATTTGTCAGCTGTAATCAATATGTGGGGATGAAATTAATGTATGTACATGGTTgtgtttcaaattttcaaaacctatTGCAGTACTTTTGACCTTTGATTGGTGTGAAATTTAATTATGCGGCACGGATATGGACCAGTGTGAGTTGGTCTGGTTTTAAACGTCAAATTTGTTGAATGGAATAGTTGAACGGCAGCTTAATTGGATGGATTTTTATTCAAGGGTACCTTTTCTGATTGTAAGTACACTTTGATGGTTAGACTCTCACATcaaaaatacatgaattttGACATTGGAGAACATGCGATGGACTTTAATCTGGTGTGATGTTTCCCCTCAAAGTTGGCACTTAAATGGATTAGATGGCTAAGGAGTTAGAATGTCTGATGTGAAAGTGATGGATTTGGCCTTGCTACCTTGCTCTAactaatagttttattttcttgatatgaaaattaataatgatatcTAATTCTCTAATGGTGACATTTTACGAATAGAAATGATCTTAGTCATGGATGGCTTATGAGAATGtcgtttaattaattttaagttctACTCTTTCAAACTCCACAAGTAGTAATTACTAATTTGATCCATAAATAAAATCTATTAGATGGGGAAATAGGAtgaaatacattatttatgcTATCACAGTACTAGATGCCACCATAGAAATTATAAAGTTATTAgcatatcaaaaaataaaaggtataAAAATATTGCAGATTATGGATGATCtttgaattaattataattcCAGGAGATCCAAAATTTGGGCCAGTTATGAATTTCTTTTGGCCTCGGCTGGGCTGTGTTTGGCCTGGCGTACTGATCACTGGTACTTACTCCGTATGATTCTTGACCTGTTGATGCATTTTGTTCATTAATTTATTGCTAATCCCATTGAAGTATCTTTTTCAGGATGGTAGTTAGATTGCGTTATCCGATGACGTCCTCCTGTATCAGCTGCACATTTTTGCATCTGTTGCTTTCAGGTGTAGCTTGTACATTACAAGGAGGAAACTCTATACctacaacaataattaaaaggGAAATGGAAACAAACCACTAAGCAACCTCTAGAAAGAAAAATCTTTGATTAGTGAACAGAAGTGATAATATTAAGGCAGTGGGAAGAAGAAATATTATCATGCCTAACTGTTACATATTCTTGTGTAGTATACTGCAATAAGTTAATTAAGAACATATGTATACAAGTATATACTGCTGaacaaacataaaacaaaaacaaatttcatcagCCTGTGCTCACCCTAACCAACTACTCAATCATGCATCATGCAGTGGAAAACAAAACTGGTTTGATCTCCTGACCAGAAACTCATCAAtccatttgattttctttgtcTTCCTCCAGACCAAATGTCTAGATGTTTCATGAATTTGTGGCTGAACAACATGAAGGGTcccctaaagaaaaaaaaatccagaatACATGCTGCAtttcttcctctttttcttgCAATCCACAAATATATAGCTAGAGTGTCTTGTGACTACTAGTGCCACTGCCACCTGGCTTTTAGTTGTTTTCATTTCTTGCATTGCAATGTGACCAAAATGAatggtggtgatggtgatgatgaggCAACAAGGAACAAGAA
Encoded proteins:
- the LOC102706655 gene encoding probable inactive DNA (cytosine-5)-methyltransferase DRM3; amino-acid sequence: MVKVEADVEDSGINASVGDLRDAAVNPQPSLLHATVKEEEGQASSSSSHVRSQFIGMGFSPKLVDKVLQKHGDKDSDAILESLLSQSALQKSGSESSSSLGDLFDSDNEENTSHLESKKEVIQDIKVEADSFSEKRSYLLSIMNFSQREVDVALNQLGEEASLEQLVDCIVTGQVAGFSGGKENGDASNEGKAESLFGVMDKTLHLLQMGFTEEEVSSVIEKFGLETPVLELADAIFASRIASSIEQKEVKVEPDLLDEAETNYTEYHPSNSGLRYYDDDYDNSRIKRAKHMFIDDSGGSSSRSGNQPSLNPWLKDHSSRASDGFVKEELDETTTGIRAKVRGDIANPPYFFYGNVVEIPKGTWRQLSEFLYNVEPEFVDSQFFSALLRKEGYIHNLPTERRRRVVPKSPLTIEDAFSFTRLFWPSWDTRKQFNSVTGEVAGIEQLCEKLGRLIKDSGGFLSQEKKIHIMHQCKLANLIWVGPDKLAPLEPQQIERVLGYPRNHTNLFGLNPQDRIAAMRYSFQTDTLCYLLSVLKDLYPDGLRVLSIYSGIGGAEIALHRLGIPLQCVVSVEQNDINRKILRRWWQKTEQKGELRQINNIWKLKINILEDLVKEFGGFDLIFGGNFSSCKGGTTVNTTMGMDSNQFYEFVRVVQRVKHIMGRLQ
- the LOC102706939 gene encoding shaggy-related protein kinase alpha, whose protein sequence is MASVGVVRSSLGFQNETSTSGDVDRLPNEMSTMSIRDDKDIEDIVVNGNGTEPGHIIVTSIDGRNGQAKQTISYMAERVVGHGSFGTVFQAKCLETGETVAIKKVLQDKRYKNRELQTMRVLDHPNVVSLKHCFFSKTEKEELYLNLVLEYVPETAHRVIKHYNKMNQRMPLIYAKLYTYQICRALSYIHNTIGVCHRDIKPQNLLVNPHTHQLKLCDFGSAKVLVKGEPNISYICSRYYRAPELIFGATEYTTAIDVWSAGCVLAELLLGQPLFPGDSGVDQLVEIIKVLGTPTREEIKCMNPNYTEFKFPQIKAHPWHKIFHKRMPAEAVDLVSRLLQYSPYLRSTALEALIHPFFDELRDPNTRLPNGRFLPPLFNFKPHELKGMPMEFLVKLIPEHARKQCAFVGW